From Plasmodium cynomolgi strain B DNA, scaffold: 0900, whole genome shotgun sequence:
TAATATTATGgcagaaaaatacatatttaaataagaTAATAATACTTAATAGAAATTTgttattcagaaaaaaagaaagacgtatttttaaaataattgtacaattaaatgaaaacattTCTAACCATATATATACCAAATAAAAAGACCGATGTTCCTAAAGTAGAACCTATGATtgcatatgtattattttttgcaggAGGTTTCTTATTTTCCATGAGTAAAATATCTTCTAAACCGGAAACTTCTGTTTGCATGGATATATATTCCCTATCTGTATTATCTAATGATGCTGATAAACTTATTTCTTCCTGGTATGATGGAAATGCTGGTAAATCCTTAGTTATGCATGGTATTATCTTTTTAAGTTTATCATATTTATCTTTAAAAGCCGATAATGCTGTACAAAAATTACCTTTATC
This genomic window contains:
- a CDS encoding hypothetical protein (putative); this encodes MKSIYNLYLAYDDLQKLNYGTEKKNICIDEVDSCINLYTNLIKTCHDKDKGNFCTALSAFKDKYDKLKKIIPCITKDLPAFPSYQEEISLSASLDNTDREYISMQTEVSGLEDILLMENKKPPAKNNTYAII